From one Citrobacter sp. Marseille-Q6884 genomic stretch:
- the ptsG gene encoding PTS glucose transporter subunit IIBC: MFKNAFANLQKVGKSLMLPVSVLPIAGILLGVGSANFSWLPAVVSHVMAEAGGSVFANMPLIFAIGVALGFTNNDGVSALASVVAYGIMVKTMSVVAPLVLHLPAEEIAAKHLADTGVLGGIISGAIAAYMFNRFYRIKLPEYLGFFAGKRFVPIISGLAAIFTGVILSFVWPPIGTAIQTFSQWAAYQNPVVAFGIYGFVERCLVPFGLHHIWNVPFQMQIGEYTNAAGQVFHGDIPRYMAGDPTAGKLSGGFLFKMYGLPAAAIAIWHSAKPENRAKVGGIMISAALTSFLTGITEPIEFSFMFVAPILYIIHAILAGLAFPICILLGMRDGTSFSHGLIDFIVLSGNSSKLWLFPIVGIGYAIIYYTIFRVLIKALDLKTPGREDATEESKAGATGEMAPALVAAFGGKENITNLDACITRLRVSVADVAKVDQAGLKKLGAAGVVVAGSGVQAIFGTKSDNLKTEMDEYIRNS, encoded by the coding sequence ATGTTTAAGAATGCATTTGCTAACCTGCAAAAGGTCGGTAAATCGCTGATGCTGCCGGTATCCGTACTCCCGATTGCAGGTATCCTGCTGGGTGTCGGTTCCGCTAACTTCAGCTGGCTGCCAGCCGTTGTATCGCACGTAATGGCAGAAGCAGGCGGTTCTGTTTTTGCAAACATGCCGCTGATTTTCGCTATTGGTGTTGCGTTAGGCTTCACCAACAACGACGGTGTGTCTGCACTGGCTTCCGTTGTTGCCTACGGCATCATGGTGAAAACCATGTCTGTTGTTGCGCCGCTGGTTCTGCATTTACCTGCTGAAGAGATCGCCGCTAAACACCTGGCAGATACGGGTGTTCTCGGGGGGATTATCTCCGGTGCGATTGCAGCGTACATGTTTAACCGTTTCTACCGCATCAAACTGCCTGAGTATCTGGGCTTCTTTGCGGGTAAGCGCTTCGTTCCTATCATTTCTGGTCTGGCTGCCATATTCACAGGTGTGATCCTGTCCTTCGTTTGGCCGCCGATCGGTACTGCGATTCAGACGTTCTCCCAGTGGGCTGCGTATCAGAACCCGGTAGTGGCATTCGGTATCTACGGCTTTGTTGAACGCTGCCTGGTACCGTTTGGTCTGCACCATATCTGGAACGTTCCATTCCAGATGCAGATCGGTGAATACACCAATGCCGCAGGTCAGGTGTTCCACGGTGATATCCCTCGCTATATGGCGGGTGACCCGACTGCGGGTAAACTGTCTGGTGGCTTCCTGTTCAAAATGTACGGTCTGCCGGCTGCTGCTATCGCAATCTGGCACTCTGCTAAACCGGAAAACCGTGCGAAAGTGGGCGGTATCATGATCTCCGCGGCGCTGACCTCGTTCCTGACGGGGATCACCGAGCCGATCGAGTTCTCCTTCATGTTCGTGGCGCCGATCCTGTACATCATCCACGCGATTCTGGCAGGTCTGGCATTCCCGATCTGTATCCTGCTGGGTATGCGTGACGGTACATCGTTCTCTCACGGCCTGATCGACTTTATCGTTCTGTCCGGTAACAGCAGCAAACTGTGGCTGTTCCCGATTGTCGGTATCGGTTATGCGATCATTTACTACACCATTTTCCGTGTGCTGATCAAAGCGCTGGACCTGAAAACTCCGGGTCGTGAAGACGCTACTGAAGAGAGCAAAGCGGGCGCGACTGGCGAAATGGCTCCGGCTCTGGTTGCAGCGTTCGGTGGTAAAGAGAACATCACTAACCTGGATGCGTGCATTACGCGTCTGCGTGTCAGCGTTGCTGACGTTGCGAAGGTGGATCAGGCTGGCCTGAAGAAACTGGGTGCAGCAGGCGTTGTGGTTGCCGGTTCCGGTGTTCAGGCTATCTTTGGGACGAAGTCCGATAACCTGAAAACTGAAATGGATGAATACATCCGTAACAGTTAA
- the shiA gene encoding shikimate transporter: MDSTLISTGPQEDSSSLTRARRAALGSFAGAVVDWYDFLLYGITAALVFNREFFPQISPAMGTLAAFATFGVGFLFRPLGGIIFGHFGDRLGRKRMLMLTVWMMGIATALIGIIPSFDTIGWWAPVLLVTLRAIQGFAVGGEWGGAALLSVESAPKNKKAFYSSGVQVGYGVGLLLSTGLVSLISSQTTDEQFLSWGWRIPFLFSIVLVLGALWMRNRMEESAEFEQQQEQPQVNKRLPVIEALARHPGAFLKIIALRLCELLTMYIVTAFALNYSTQNLGLDRELFLNIGLLVGGLSCLTIPCFAWLADRFGRRRVYITGALVGTLSAFPFFMALEAQSLFWIVFFAIMLANIAHDMVVCVQQPMFTELFGASYRYSGAGVGYQVASVVGGGFTPFIAAALVTFFGGDWHSVAIYLMAGCLISAATAIFMKDKSRG; encoded by the coding sequence ATGGATTCCACCCTCATCTCCACGGGTCCTCAGGAGGACTCATCTTCGCTTACCCGCGCCCGACGTGCAGCACTTGGCAGCTTCGCGGGTGCCGTTGTCGACTGGTATGATTTTCTGCTTTATGGCATCACTGCCGCCCTTGTCTTTAACCGCGAGTTTTTCCCACAAATCAGCCCTGCGATGGGCACGCTCGCAGCATTTGCTACCTTTGGCGTCGGTTTTTTGTTTCGTCCATTAGGCGGGATAATCTTCGGGCACTTTGGCGATCGCCTCGGTCGTAAGCGTATGCTGATGCTCACCGTCTGGATGATGGGCATCGCCACGGCGCTGATTGGTATTATCCCCTCTTTTGACACTATCGGTTGGTGGGCTCCCGTTCTGCTGGTGACGCTGCGCGCCATTCAGGGATTTGCCGTTGGCGGCGAGTGGGGAGGCGCAGCGTTACTTTCTGTCGAAAGCGCGCCCAAAAATAAAAAAGCCTTCTACAGCAGTGGCGTACAAGTCGGTTACGGTGTCGGACTGCTGCTCTCGACGGGCTTAGTCTCTCTGATCAGTTCGCAAACAACCGATGAACAATTTCTGAGCTGGGGCTGGCGAATCCCCTTCCTGTTTAGCATCGTATTGGTGCTCGGCGCATTATGGATGCGCAACAGAATGGAGGAGTCAGCGGAGTTCGAACAGCAGCAGGAACAACCGCAGGTGAATAAGCGACTGCCGGTCATTGAGGCGCTAGCCCGCCATCCAGGGGCATTTTTAAAAATTATCGCCCTGCGCCTGTGCGAATTACTGACGATGTATATTGTCACGGCCTTCGCCCTTAACTACTCCACACAGAATCTGGGCCTGGACCGTGAACTGTTTCTGAATATCGGGCTATTGGTCGGCGGATTGAGCTGTCTGACCATCCCATGCTTTGCCTGGCTTGCCGATCGCTTTGGTCGCCGTCGGGTCTATATTACCGGAGCGTTGGTTGGGACCCTCAGCGCGTTTCCGTTCTTTATGGCACTCGAAGCGCAATCCCTCTTCTGGATTGTGTTCTTTGCGATTATGTTGGCAAATATCGCACACGACATGGTGGTCTGCGTACAACAGCCTATGTTTACAGAACTGTTTGGCGCGAGTTATCGATACAGTGGCGCCGGTGTGGGGTATCAGGTTGCCAGCGTGGTTGGCGGCGGCTTTACCCCTTTTATCGCCGCAGCATTGGTCACCTTCTTCGGCGGCGACTGGCACAGTGTTGCCATTTACCTGATGGCAGGTTGTCTCATTTCCGCCGCCACCGCGATATTCATGAAAGATAAGTCGCGTGGCTAA
- a CDS encoding AMP nucleosidase, translated as MNTKGSSLTPAQALDKLDALYEQSVKALRSAIGKYIETGILPDVIARDKGLFVYPSLSVTWDGSATNPPKTRAYGRFTHAGCYTTTITRPSLFRPYLEEQLTLLYQDYDAHISVEPSRHEIPYPYVIDGSELTLDRSMSAGLTRHFPTTELSQIGDETADGIYHPAEFSPLSHFDARRVDFSLARLRHYTGTPVEHFQPFVLFTNYTRYVDEFVRWGCSQILDPDSPYIALSCAGGIWITAETEAPEEAISDLAWKKHQMPAWHLITADGQGITLVNIGVGPSNAKTICDHLAVLRPDVWLMIGHCGGLRESQAIGDYVLAHAYLRDDHVLDAVLPPDIPIPSIAEVQRALYDATKDVSGMPGEEVKQRLRTGTVVTTDDRNWELRYSASALRFNLSRAVAIDMESATIAAQGYRFRVPYGTLLCVSDKPLHGEIKLPGQANRFYEGAISEHLQIGIRAIDRLRAEGDRLHSRKLRTFNEPPFR; from the coding sequence ATGAACACTAAGGGCTCCAGCCTGACCCCGGCTCAGGCACTGGATAAACTGGACGCATTGTATGAGCAGTCGGTTAAGGCTCTGCGTAGCGCCATTGGCAAGTACATTGAAACCGGGATACTTCCTGACGTCATCGCCCGAGATAAAGGTCTTTTTGTTTACCCTTCACTTTCGGTAACCTGGGATGGCAGCGCCACAAATCCCCCGAAAACGCGCGCCTACGGTCGTTTTACCCATGCAGGATGCTATACCACGACGATTACCCGTCCGTCGCTTTTTCGCCCTTATCTTGAAGAACAGCTCACCCTGCTATACCAGGATTACGATGCGCATATCTCCGTTGAACCATCACGGCATGAAATCCCCTATCCCTATGTCATCGACGGCTCTGAACTGACGCTTGACCGCTCCATGAGCGCCGGATTAACGCGCCATTTCCCTACGACTGAACTGTCACAGATTGGCGATGAAACCGCAGACGGTATTTATCATCCGGCAGAATTCTCACCACTCTCGCACTTCGACGCCCGACGGGTCGATTTTTCACTGGCACGACTGCGCCACTATACGGGTACGCCAGTCGAACATTTCCAGCCTTTTGTTCTGTTCACCAACTACACTCGCTATGTTGATGAGTTCGTACGCTGGGGATGCAGCCAGATCCTCGATCCAGACAGTCCGTATATCGCGCTGTCCTGTGCGGGAGGGATCTGGATCACCGCTGAAACCGAAGCCCCGGAAGAAGCTATCTCCGATCTGGCGTGGAAAAAGCACCAGATGCCCGCCTGGCATTTAATCACCGCTGACGGTCAGGGAATCACGCTGGTCAACATCGGCGTCGGCCCGTCTAATGCCAAAACTATTTGCGATCACCTGGCCGTTCTTCGCCCGGATGTCTGGCTGATGATTGGACATTGCGGCGGCCTGCGTGAAAGCCAGGCGATTGGCGATTATGTCCTTGCCCACGCCTATCTGCGTGACGACCATGTGCTGGATGCCGTACTGCCGCCGGACATCCCTATTCCGAGCATTGCAGAGGTGCAGCGTGCACTGTATGACGCCACTAAAGACGTCAGTGGTATGCCCGGAGAAGAAGTCAAACAACGCTTGCGCACCGGTACGGTCGTCACCACCGACGATCGCAACTGGGAATTACGCTACTCAGCCTCTGCGCTACGCTTTAACCTCAGTCGCGCCGTGGCTATCGATATGGAAAGCGCCACTATCGCTGCCCAGGGTTACCGCTTCCGTGTCCCTTACGGCACGCTACTGTGCGTTTCTGATAAACCGCTTCACGGTGAAATTAAACTGCCTGGGCAGGCTAACCGATTTTATGAAGGTGCTATTTCCGAGCACCTGCAGATTGGCATCCGGGCTATCGATCGTCTTCGCGCTGAAGGCGACCGGCTACACTCCCGTAAATTACGCACGTTCAACGAACCGCCGTTCCGTTAA
- the mtfA gene encoding DgsA anti-repressor MtfA: MIKWPWKEQETTRNDDWPWDDALAIPLLVNLTEQEQARLIALAERFLQQKRLVALQGFELDPLKSARIALLFCLPVLELGIEWLDGFHEVLIYPAPFVVDDEWEDDIGLVHNQRVVQSGQSWQQGPVILNWLDIQDSFDASGFNLIIHEVAHKLDMRNGDRANGIPSIPLRDIANWEHDLHAAMNNIQDEIDLVGETACSIDAYAATDPAECFAVLSEYFFSAPELFAPRFPALWQRFFQFYRQNPMQRLRDNRDNDDYRSSNVH; this comes from the coding sequence ATGATTAAGTGGCCCTGGAAAGAGCAAGAAACGACCCGAAATGATGACTGGCCGTGGGATGACGCCCTGGCAATCCCTCTTCTGGTGAATCTCACTGAGCAAGAACAAGCCAGACTTATTGCCCTGGCTGAGCGCTTTTTACAGCAAAAAAGGTTGGTAGCACTGCAGGGATTTGAGCTGGATCCACTTAAAAGCGCGCGTATTGCTCTGCTTTTCTGTTTACCTGTTCTGGAATTAGGTATTGAGTGGCTTGATGGTTTTCACGAGGTACTCATTTACCCTGCCCCGTTCGTTGTGGATGACGAGTGGGAGGACGATATTGGCCTTGTACACAACCAACGCGTGGTTCAGTCCGGGCAGAGCTGGCAGCAGGGTCCGGTGATCCTTAACTGGCTCGATATTCAGGACTCCTTCGATGCCTCTGGTTTCAATCTGATTATTCACGAAGTAGCGCATAAACTCGATATGCGTAACGGCGATCGCGCCAACGGTATCCCATCGATCCCTCTGCGAGATATTGCTAACTGGGAGCATGATCTGCATGCCGCAATGAACAATATTCAGGATGAAATCGACCTGGTCGGTGAAACCGCGTGCAGTATAGATGCATACGCAGCAACCGATCCTGCCGAATGTTTCGCGGTATTATCCGAGTACTTTTTCAGCGCCCCCGAATTATTTGCCCCACGTTTCCCCGCATTATGGCAACGTTTCTTCCAGTTTTACCGCCAGAACCCAATGCAGAGATTACGCGACAACCGGGATAATGATGATTATCGCTCATCAAATGTGCATTAA
- the tssB gene encoding type VI secretion system contractile sheath small subunit, producing MADSFQSEVPKARINLKLDLHTGGASKKTELPLKLLVTGDFSNGQDASPVSERDKIDINKNNFNSVLSEYSPKINLTVENTLAGNGSEENIRLCFRDMNDFTPEQVARQIPQLKAMLAMRNLLRDLKANLLDNQTFRKELEKILIDPALSAELRSELSALAPEQP from the coding sequence ATGGCTGACAGCTTCCAGAGTGAAGTGCCGAAGGCGCGTATAAATTTAAAACTGGATTTGCATACAGGCGGTGCGAGTAAGAAGACAGAGTTGCCACTGAAATTATTGGTTACAGGCGATTTTAGTAACGGTCAGGATGCGTCACCGGTATCAGAAAGAGATAAGATCGATATTAATAAGAATAATTTTAACAGTGTTCTTTCTGAATATTCTCCAAAAATTAATCTCACAGTAGAAAATACTTTAGCGGGAAATGGCAGTGAGGAAAATATCCGTCTGTGCTTTCGGGATATGAATGATTTTACGCCTGAACAGGTGGCCCGTCAGATCCCTCAACTTAAAGCCATGCTGGCTATGCGCAATCTTCTGCGCGATCTGAAAGCGAATCTCCTGGATAACCAGACTTTCCGAAAAGAGCTTGAAAAAATCCTGATTGACCCTGCGTTAAGTGCTGAATTACGCAGTGAATTGTCTGCTCTGGCGCCTGAACAGCCCTGA
- the tssC gene encoding type VI secretion system contractile sheath large subunit, with translation MLMSVKNENASAGESIVLEHPATGGVYASLFEKINLSPVSKLSALDIWQDSQAMSDATADERLTAGMQVFLECLSKAGSTVDKLDKTLIDHHIAELDYQISRQLDAVMHHKAFQDVESLWRGVKSLVDKTDFRQNVKIELLDLSKEDLRQDFEDSPEIVQSGLYLQTYVAEYDTPGGEPIGAVISAYEFDASAQDVALLRNISKVSAAAHMPFIGSAGPKFFLKDSMEDVAAIKDIGNYFDRAEYIKWKSFRETDDSRYIGLVMPRVLGRLPYGPDTVPVRSFNYIEEVKGPDHDKYLWTNASFSFAANMVRSFINNGWCVQIRGPQAGGAVQDLPIHLYDLGTGNQVKIPSEVMIPETREFEFANLGFIPLSYYKNRDYACFFSANSTQKPALYDTADATANSRINARLPYIFLLSRIAHYLKLIQRENIGTTKDRRLLELELNTWVRSLVTEMTDPGDELQASHPLRDAKVTVEDIEDNPGFFRVKLYAIPHFQVEGMDVNLSLVSQMPKAKS, from the coding sequence ATGCTGATGTCTGTAAAGAATGAAAATGCGAGTGCTGGCGAAAGCATCGTGCTGGAGCACCCGGCTACAGGTGGGGTCTACGCCTCCCTGTTCGAAAAAATCAACTTAAGTCCGGTATCAAAACTGAGTGCCCTTGATATCTGGCAGGATAGTCAGGCGATGTCGGATGCGACAGCAGATGAGCGTCTGACGGCAGGGATGCAAGTTTTTCTGGAATGCCTGAGCAAAGCGGGTTCAACGGTCGATAAACTCGACAAAACACTGATTGATCATCATATCGCCGAACTGGATTACCAGATTAGTCGCCAACTGGATGCTGTTATGCATCACAAAGCGTTTCAGGATGTCGAATCTCTATGGCGTGGCGTGAAATCACTGGTGGATAAAACCGATTTTCGCCAGAACGTGAAAATTGAGCTGCTGGATCTCTCCAAAGAGGATTTACGTCAGGACTTTGAGGATAGCCCGGAGATCGTTCAAAGCGGGCTTTACCTGCAAACGTATGTTGCAGAGTACGACACGCCAGGTGGTGAGCCCATTGGTGCGGTTATCTCTGCATATGAGTTTGACGCATCCGCGCAGGATGTGGCGTTACTGCGTAATATTTCTAAAGTCTCTGCTGCTGCACATATGCCTTTTATTGGTTCCGCGGGACCAAAGTTCTTTCTCAAGGATTCGATGGAAGACGTGGCGGCGATTAAAGACATCGGCAACTACTTTGACCGCGCTGAGTACATCAAATGGAAATCCTTTCGTGAAACAGACGATTCACGCTATATCGGTTTAGTGATGCCGCGGGTGCTTGGGCGTCTGCCTTACGGCCCGGACACCGTGCCAGTACGTAGCTTCAACTATATAGAGGAAGTGAAAGGCCCGGATCACGATAAATATTTGTGGACCAATGCCTCGTTCTCCTTCGCCGCCAATATGGTGCGCAGCTTTATCAATAATGGCTGGTGCGTGCAGATTCGTGGGCCGCAGGCTGGTGGTGCAGTGCAGGATTTACCCATCCATTTGTACGATCTCGGCACAGGTAATCAGGTGAAGATCCCTTCAGAGGTGATGATCCCGGAAACCCGCGAGTTTGAATTTGCCAATCTGGGCTTTATCCCACTGTCATATTACAAAAATCGTGATTATGCCTGCTTCTTCTCTGCAAACTCGACCCAGAAACCTGCGTTGTACGATACGGCGGACGCCACGGCAAACAGTCGTATTAATGCGCGCCTGCCTTATATTTTCCTGCTGTCACGTATTGCGCATTACCTGAAGCTGATTCAGCGTGAAAACATTGGCACCACCAAGGACCGCCGACTGCTAGAACTGGAGCTCAATACCTGGGTACGCAGCCTGGTCACTGAAATGACCGATCCGGGTGATGAGTTGCAGGCATCACATCCGCTGCGTGATGCAAAAGTTACGGTGGAAGACATTGAAGACAACCCCGGTTTCTTCCGCGTGAAGCTGTATGCAATCCCGCATTTCCAGGTCGAGGGTATGGATGTCAATCTGTCACTGGTTTCCCAGATGCCGAAGGCCAAGTCTTAA
- a CDS encoding aminopeptidase P family protein, with protein MHNSTPLSALRNLLISQGLDGMIVPRADAHQSEDCTPHDNKLAWLTGFSGSAGMALVLRDRALIFVDGRYQVQVRNEVSLDDFEIHHLHDEPLADYLQAHVESGARIGFEPLLMVNSQFESLSATHCELVALERDPFDTIWQDRPAAPCGIIREMPVEISGESSAQKRVRIIDKLAQHQADALAITLPDNIAWLLNVRGSDLNMVPVPFSFALLHRTGELEWFVDANKTKQLPESLLNTLTLTPQEHFLPRCQQLAHGKRFLVDKDYAPVALRFAIEQHGGEVVWAPDPITLTKACKNETELAGYRECHEQDGAAWVNFLAWLAHEVPLREAAGNPVTELKAQAMQLAFRQKQPGFIEQSFGTISASASNAAMCHYHSSEKTDTPITSQAMYLNDSGGQYQNGTTDTTRTLAFGPQDPQRRLHYTAVLKGFLSLITLQFPSGSQGHQLDAFSRRALWELGLDYDHGTGHGVGHQLLIHEQPHRIAKKVNPWPLVAGNIITIEPGYYLAGQYGIRIENQVEIIDSRPGFCRFSTLTLVPIDLSLVELHLLSETEKQWIDDYHQQVRETLSPRVDSDARPWLFAATAPIRTRTH; from the coding sequence ATGCACAACTCAACTCCCCTATCCGCTCTGCGCAATCTTCTGATATCCCAGGGGCTGGATGGTATGATTGTTCCGCGCGCCGATGCTCATCAGAGCGAGGATTGTACCCCACACGACAATAAACTGGCCTGGTTGACCGGCTTTAGCGGCTCTGCTGGTATGGCGTTAGTCCTTCGCGACCGCGCGTTAATATTTGTCGATGGACGCTATCAGGTCCAGGTTCGCAATGAAGTCTCCCTGGATGATTTTGAAATTCACCATCTGCACGACGAACCCCTGGCCGATTATTTACAGGCGCATGTCGAATCAGGGGCGCGCATCGGTTTTGAACCGCTGTTAATGGTCAACAGCCAGTTCGAATCGTTGTCGGCGACCCATTGTGAACTGGTCGCGCTGGAGCGCGATCCTTTCGACACAATCTGGCAGGATCGCCCGGCAGCACCCTGCGGTATCATCCGGGAAATGCCGGTTGAGATAAGCGGCGAAAGCAGTGCACAAAAGCGTGTCCGCATCATCGATAAGCTCGCTCAGCATCAGGCTGACGCGCTGGCGATCACGCTCCCGGACAACATCGCCTGGCTGCTCAATGTCCGCGGTTCAGATCTCAACATGGTTCCCGTACCCTTTTCCTTTGCCCTGCTGCATCGTACAGGCGAGCTTGAGTGGTTTGTTGATGCCAACAAAACAAAGCAGTTACCTGAATCTCTGCTGAATACGTTAACCCTGACACCGCAAGAGCATTTCCTGCCCCGTTGCCAGCAGCTGGCGCACGGGAAACGTTTTCTGGTTGATAAAGACTACGCTCCTGTCGCTTTGCGTTTTGCTATTGAACAGCACGGCGGTGAAGTGGTTTGGGCACCCGATCCCATTACCCTAACGAAAGCGTGTAAAAATGAGACCGAACTGGCGGGGTATCGTGAATGCCATGAGCAGGATGGCGCAGCCTGGGTCAATTTTCTGGCCTGGCTGGCGCATGAAGTCCCCTTGCGTGAGGCCGCAGGTAACCCCGTCACGGAACTGAAAGCGCAGGCAATGCAACTGGCTTTTCGCCAGAAGCAGCCCGGTTTTATTGAGCAAAGCTTTGGTACGATTTCAGCGTCTGCCAGCAATGCAGCGATGTGTCATTATCATTCCAGCGAAAAGACCGATACGCCAATCACCTCGCAGGCAATGTATTTAAATGATTCCGGTGGCCAGTATCAAAACGGTACCACAGATACGACGCGTACCCTCGCCTTTGGTCCGCAAGATCCACAGCGCCGCCTGCACTACACCGCCGTGTTGAAAGGCTTTTTATCCCTGATAACGCTGCAATTTCCCAGCGGCAGCCAGGGCCATCAACTGGATGCCTTCAGCCGTCGGGCACTTTGGGAACTGGGCCTGGATTACGATCATGGCACGGGCCATGGTGTGGGCCACCAGTTGCTTATCCATGAACAACCACATCGAATCGCTAAGAAAGTGAATCCCTGGCCGCTGGTCGCGGGCAACATTATTACCATCGAACCGGGATATTATCTGGCCGGGCAATATGGGATCCGCATAGAAAATCAGGTCGAGATTATCGACAGTCGTCCGGGCTTTTGCCGGTTCTCAACGCTAACGCTGGTACCTATCGATTTAAGTCTGGTGGAGTTACATCTGCTGAGCGAAACAGAAAAGCAGTGGATTGATGATTACCACCAGCAGGTCAGAGAGACATTGTCACCGCGTGTGGACAGTGACGCACGTCCGTGGCTGTTCGCGGCAACTGCGCCGATTCGTACCCGGACGCATTAA